ATCTATATTATCAAAATATTTTGCTGCTGGCAAAGGTTGACTATTTTTTAAGGGTTCTGATGTATCATAATATTCAAATTTTCCTATTTTTCTTTTTTCCCCTACACCTTTTCGCCAAGTCCAACCTCTTCTTCTAGGTCTATATTTATCTAAATCTTTTAGTATATATTCTATATCTAATTTTTCATTAGGCTTTAGTTCCATTTATTTTTCACCTACCTTAAATATTTCCATTACATCATCCCACATCTCTCCTTGAACTAGCTTTAACCCTGCTTCTCTTATTTCTAAATCCTTTTCTTTAGCTAATCTATATACTATATGCCCTGCTCCTTTGCCTAACAATCCTCTATCAATTGCCCCATCTACTATAGCTTTAGCTTCTATGCTAGAAAAGCCCATGCGTAATAGTACAGATCTTTCAATAGAAGGGGTTGTGTTTTTTTCAGCTAGTTCTATAAGAGGATCTACTATCTTTTCAGTTAACTCCCAAAATCTAGCTTCTAATTCCTCTTCAG
This portion of the Keratinibaculum paraultunense genome encodes:
- a CDS encoding ornithine aminomutase subunit alpha; its protein translation is MKREDDFQERRKHLANLTEEELEARFWELTEKIVDPLIELAEKNTTPSIERSVLLRMGFSSIEAKAIVDGAIDRGLLGKGAGHIVYRLAKEKDLEIREAGLKLVQGEMWDDVMEIFKVGEK